In Symmachiella dynata, the following are encoded in one genomic region:
- a CDS encoding alpha/beta hydrolase family protein — MSRAVGVLLALLVVSGFGRPDSVCRGEDPLPMLEKISVTSSLDRTPQTSLLWAPETAREQPTPLLIWLHSWSADYRQEASLEYQKQAVRRGWILLLPNFRGPNKRPEACGSKLARTDIIDAMNYVEQHYKVDPQRVYLAGASGGGHMTLLMAGYYPQRFSAVSAWVGITDLPQWYNFHAPDGKPAGYALDILKVLKGKPGESEEIDADYRARSPIHFLHQVGDLHVDIAAGVKDGHTGSVPIAHSLNAFNRIATTNGDDGVSDDEAEQLWTAQKLTAPQASDQVTDETYGRDIILRRKSGNARVTIFQGGHEGLPEACCAWLAKQRRATTE, encoded by the coding sequence ATGAGTCGTGCCGTCGGCGTACTGTTGGCCTTGTTGGTAGTCAGCGGATTCGGACGGCCGGATTCCGTCTGCCGTGGTGAGGACCCATTGCCCATGCTCGAAAAAATATCCGTAACCAGTTCACTCGACAGGACGCCGCAAACATCCTTGTTGTGGGCGCCCGAGACGGCCCGCGAGCAACCCACGCCGCTACTGATTTGGTTGCACTCTTGGAGCGCGGATTATCGGCAGGAAGCATCGCTCGAGTATCAAAAGCAAGCCGTCCGTCGCGGATGGATTTTGTTGTTGCCCAATTTTCGCGGACCCAACAAGCGCCCCGAGGCGTGCGGATCGAAATTGGCACGGACCGACATCATCGATGCGATGAATTATGTCGAACAGCACTACAAGGTCGACCCGCAGCGGGTTTACTTGGCCGGTGCCTCCGGCGGAGGGCATATGACGTTGTTGATGGCCGGATACTATCCGCAGCGTTTCTCAGCGGTTTCGGCCTGGGTCGGAATCACGGACCTGCCGCAGTGGTACAACTTTCATGCACCGGACGGCAAACCCGCAGGCTATGCGCTCGACATCCTCAAAGTCCTGAAAGGGAAACCGGGCGAGTCAGAGGAAATCGATGCCGACTATCGTGCGCGGTCGCCGATTCATTTTCTGCATCAAGTGGGCGACCTGCACGTCGACATTGCTGCCGGGGTCAAAGACGGGCATACCGGGTCGGTCCCGATCGCGCATTCGCTGAATGCCTTCAATCGCATTGCAACAACCAACGGCGACGATGGGGTCTCCGACGACGAGGCTGAGCAATTGTGGACGGCGCAAAAACTGACCGCGCCGCAAGCGAGCGATCAGGTGACCGACGAGACCTATGGCCGCGATATTATATTGCGGCGCAAATCAGGCAACGCACGGGTGACCATCTTTCAAGGAGGTCATGAAGGGTTGCCCGAAGCATGTTGCGCCTGGCTGGCCAAACAACGCCGGGCGACGACCGAATAG
- a CDS encoding NCS2 family permease, with amino-acid sequence MSTRYPLFVRRDLDGFFGLFVDNLVQLLLIISLCTGLCGMSGEDARYLYQHILPGAAVSIVFGNLFYAWQAHRLAARTGRDDVTALPYGINTVSLLVFVFFVIKPVYDDTQSAEAAWQMGLLACLGSGLIEFSGSLVADTVRRNTPRAALLSTLAGIAIGFISMTFALEIFQYPLVAMLPLAVILITYFSRISLPWGLPGGLIAVTLGTLIAWVLPADITGVTVGLHETTQAWEARGWCPPQFAGAEIWKLLTADSHWLRYLSVIVPMGLFNVIGSLQNIESAEAAGDSYDTRSSLAVNGVGTMLAAGFGSCFPTTIYIGHPGWKGLGARAGYSTLNGVVIALMCLTGTVALVNSLIPMQAGIAIVLWIGIIITAQAFQSTPREHAPAVAVGLFPAIAAWGATVVLGAYTQAGGSAQKALEANPTVAVNGFLLHGMFVMERGYIFTCMMLAAISVFLIEQRFYTAAIWSLFAAAFAYCGLTHAYQISGNALDYLFGATQPMQGALAFRANQIAVGYLLFAAVFFIIGVLQKPQETVE; translated from the coding sequence ATGTCAACACGCTATCCATTATTTGTCCGCCGCGATCTTGATGGCTTCTTCGGGTTGTTTGTCGACAACCTGGTGCAGTTGTTGTTGATCATCAGTCTGTGTACCGGTCTGTGCGGAATGTCGGGTGAGGATGCCCGGTATTTGTATCAACATATCCTCCCCGGCGCTGCTGTCAGCATCGTTTTTGGCAATCTGTTTTATGCTTGGCAGGCCCATCGACTGGCAGCACGGACGGGGCGAGATGATGTTACCGCTTTGCCTTATGGCATCAATACGGTCTCCCTGTTGGTATTCGTGTTCTTCGTGATCAAACCGGTCTATGACGACACGCAGAGTGCCGAAGCGGCTTGGCAAATGGGATTGCTCGCCTGTTTGGGGAGCGGGTTGATTGAATTTTCAGGATCGCTCGTGGCCGATACCGTTCGCCGCAACACGCCTCGTGCTGCATTGTTGTCGACATTGGCAGGGATCGCCATCGGTTTTATTTCGATGACCTTCGCGCTGGAGATTTTTCAATACCCGCTCGTGGCGATGCTGCCGTTGGCGGTGATTTTGATTACCTATTTTTCTAGGATCTCGTTGCCCTGGGGTCTGCCCGGCGGATTGATTGCAGTCACGCTGGGCACGCTGATTGCCTGGGTACTGCCGGCCGACATAACGGGAGTGACCGTCGGGCTGCATGAAACAACCCAGGCATGGGAGGCACGTGGCTGGTGCCCGCCGCAATTCGCCGGCGCGGAGATTTGGAAACTGCTGACCGCTGATAGTCATTGGTTGAGATATCTCTCAGTGATTGTGCCGATGGGACTATTCAACGTTATTGGTAGTTTGCAGAACATTGAATCGGCCGAAGCCGCCGGCGATTCGTACGACACGCGCTCCTCGTTGGCCGTTAATGGCGTGGGAACGATGTTAGCGGCGGGGTTTGGGAGTTGTTTTCCGACGACGATCTACATCGGACACCCCGGTTGGAAAGGGCTCGGCGCGCGGGCGGGTTACTCGACGCTCAACGGCGTGGTGATTGCTTTGATGTGCCTGACCGGAACGGTGGCGCTGGTCAATAGCCTGATTCCGATGCAAGCGGGGATTGCGATCGTGTTGTGGATCGGCATCATCATTACGGCCCAAGCATTTCAAAGTACGCCGCGTGAACATGCACCGGCCGTGGCGGTCGGACTCTTCCCGGCCATCGCCGCCTGGGGCGCCACGGTCGTGCTAGGTGCTTACACTCAAGCGGGAGGCTCGGCGCAAAAAGCGTTAGAAGCCAACCCCACAGTCGCCGTCAATGGTTTTTTGCTGCATGGCATGTTCGTGATGGAACGCGGTTACATTTTTACCTGTATGATGCTGGCTGCGATCTCCGTGTTTTTGATCGAGCAGCGTTTCTATACGGCCGCCATCTGGTCGCTGTTTGCCGCAGCGTTTGCCTATTGCGGATTGACACATGCTTATCAAATTAGCGGTAATGCGCTCGATTATTTGTTCGGAGCAACCCAACCGATGCAAGGGGCATTGGCATTTCGTGCTAATCAGATTGCGGTGGGATATTTGTTGTTCGCCGCTGTATTCTTTATCATCGGAGTTTTGCAAAAACCCCAGGAGACCGTGGAATGA
- a CDS encoding amidase, with protein sequence MIFQPPHVIEIATAVRERRTLAREIIDEALSRISRFQEPFHLFTAILPELARQQAKAVDARVLKGDDLPLAGVPFAVKDLIDVAGVPTTCGSQAFANHKAAADATVVKKLVDAGAVLLGKLNMHECAFGFTGENAIYGNCPNPWNTERIAGGSSSGSAVAVSLGICGFTLGSDTGGSIRMPAALCNLVGLKPTYGRVSRAGVIPLSWSMDHIGPLARTAEETAVVLGAMAGADGLDESSSSSGVPDYSAELGQEIRGLKIGVPRNWFFDSLQPQVAQAVTTAIDRMTALGAKRVKATLPHLPEVLGAHRAIILSEAASAFEPYLRDRPEDFSVDIRTLLQGGQFIPAVDYLKAQRVRRIVRRDWAKEFARFDCLATPTSATVATSYGQSKVKLPGGDTPLLNAYLDMTMPFNLSGQPALTVPCGFSDDDLPIGLQLVGAPFREAMLLRVAHQYQQETAWHHRQPPLG encoded by the coding sequence ATGATCTTTCAGCCTCCCCATGTGATTGAAATCGCAACCGCCGTACGCGAACGGCGGACACTGGCTCGCGAGATCATTGACGAAGCTCTCTCACGCATCTCCCGTTTTCAAGAACCGTTTCATCTGTTTACGGCCATCTTGCCCGAGCTGGCGCGGCAACAAGCCAAAGCCGTCGATGCCCGCGTGCTCAAAGGGGACGACTTACCGTTGGCCGGCGTGCCGTTTGCTGTCAAAGATTTGATCGACGTCGCCGGCGTGCCGACCACGTGTGGTTCGCAGGCGTTTGCGAATCACAAAGCGGCGGCCGATGCCACCGTTGTGAAGAAACTGGTCGACGCCGGAGCTGTGTTGTTGGGCAAGTTGAACATGCACGAATGCGCGTTCGGCTTTACGGGCGAAAATGCGATCTACGGCAATTGCCCCAACCCGTGGAACACCGAGCGGATTGCCGGTGGATCGAGCAGCGGGTCGGCGGTCGCGGTTTCACTGGGAATTTGCGGATTCACGTTGGGGTCCGATACCGGCGGTTCGATCCGCATGCCGGCGGCGCTGTGCAATCTGGTGGGCCTTAAACCGACTTACGGCCGCGTCAGCCGCGCGGGGGTGATCCCGCTGTCGTGGTCGATGGATCATATCGGCCCACTCGCACGCACAGCAGAGGAAACCGCGGTTGTGTTGGGGGCGATGGCCGGGGCGGATGGTCTCGATGAATCGAGCAGTTCCAGCGGTGTGCCGGATTACTCGGCCGAGTTAGGCCAAGAAATTCGCGGCCTAAAAATCGGCGTCCCCCGCAATTGGTTTTTCGATTCGCTGCAACCGCAGGTCGCCCAAGCGGTCACAACGGCGATTGATCGGATGACGGCGCTGGGAGCGAAGCGGGTGAAAGCCACCTTGCCGCACCTACCAGAAGTCCTCGGTGCGCATCGGGCCATTATCCTTTCCGAAGCGGCCAGTGCTTTTGAACCGTATCTGCGCGACCGGCCGGAAGATTTCTCGGTCGATATTCGCACGCTGCTGCAAGGGGGGCAATTCATTCCGGCGGTCGATTACCTCAAAGCCCAGCGGGTGCGGCGGATTGTGCGACGGGACTGGGCCAAGGAGTTTGCACGCTTTGATTGCCTAGCCACCCCCACATCGGCGACGGTGGCGACAAGTTACGGGCAATCGAAGGTCAAACTTCCCGGCGGCGACACGCCGTTGTTGAACGCCTATCTGGACATGACGATGCCGTTTAACCTCAGCGGCCAACCAGCGCTGACGGTCCCCTGCGGATTTTCCGACGACGATTTGCCGATCGGCCTACAACTGGTCGGCGCTCCCTTCCGCGAAGCCATGCTACTGCGCGTCGCACACCAATACCAACAAGAAACCGCCTGGCACCACCGCCAACCTCCACTGGGCTAA
- a CDS encoding CBS domain-containing protein, whose product MKLIDIMTKNVEAVSVETTISAAANVMARHDIGFLPVIEGDKLVGTITDRDIVVRGLAENNNPTTTPVNEIMTKCLETLSPDEDVEQAAALMQEKQIRRLVLQDRDGRYVGVVSLGDIAQHAHDWKMSGESLDKICEPVATGP is encoded by the coding sequence ATGAAACTCATAGACATCATGACCAAGAACGTCGAAGCCGTTTCGGTGGAAACCACAATATCAGCAGCCGCAAACGTCATGGCGCGGCACGACATTGGTTTTCTACCAGTCATCGAAGGGGACAAATTGGTCGGAACCATTACTGATCGCGACATCGTTGTCCGGGGTCTGGCCGAGAACAATAATCCGACTACAACCCCAGTCAACGAAATCATGACGAAGTGCCTAGAGACATTGTCACCCGATGAGGATGTCGAACAGGCGGCGGCACTGATGCAAGAAAAGCAGATTCGCCGTTTGGTACTGCAAGATCGCGATGGCCGCTACGTGGGCGTCGTGTCGTTGGGCGACATCGCTCAACACGCACACGATTGGAAAATGTCCGGTGAGTCGCTCGATAAAATTTGCGAGCCGGTGGCAACTGGTCCGTGA
- a CDS encoding DUF1571 domain-containing protein: MSQPFFRCPTCGIGAAGFCQSKGITMFYRIALSSGLGLVLTALAISYNSDHSELAGADVPEMADENNRLSQSLDTADSKQSQENQKALLADLKQARAVVRKMHGYEARFIRQIRKDDELRDPEEIHLKLRHQPMSVYLRWETTGKEVLYVQGQNDDKLLVKLDEGLLSFAGTLALQPDEKKAMRDSRYPITKIGLLKLVERMLQENKGLELEKTTCKIHDELVDDMECVCYTIEFSGPEVHPEYSKTVLHICEDSKLPVCIASYGWNDRKPGELVERYEYRDLKPSQNLTDKDFDPANDAYNFE, from the coding sequence ATGAGCCAGCCCTTCTTTAGATGTCCAACTTGTGGAATCGGGGCGGCAGGTTTTTGCCAATCAAAGGGGATCACCATGTTTTACCGTATCGCACTTTCAAGCGGCCTGGGGCTCGTTCTAACCGCGTTGGCTATTAGCTACAACAGCGACCACTCCGAACTTGCGGGCGCTGACGTGCCAGAAATGGCCGACGAAAATAATCGCTTGTCGCAGTCACTCGACACAGCGGATTCGAAACAGTCACAAGAAAATCAAAAAGCATTGCTCGCCGACCTCAAACAGGCACGCGCGGTTGTGCGTAAAATGCATGGATATGAGGCGCGTTTCATTCGCCAAATTCGTAAAGACGATGAACTGCGTGACCCGGAGGAGATTCACTTAAAACTGCGTCACCAACCCATGAGCGTTTATCTGCGTTGGGAAACGACCGGCAAAGAAGTGTTGTACGTCCAAGGTCAAAACGACGACAAACTGCTCGTCAAGCTTGATGAAGGTTTGCTGAGCTTTGCCGGAACGCTGGCGCTGCAACCCGACGAGAAAAAAGCGATGAGAGACTCGCGGTATCCAATTACAAAAATTGGTCTCCTGAAACTGGTGGAGCGCATGCTCCAAGAAAACAAAGGTTTGGAATTAGAAAAGACCACGTGTAAAATACACGATGAGCTTGTCGATGACATGGAGTGCGTTTGTTACACGATCGAATTCTCCGGACCTGAGGTGCACCCGGAATACTCCAAGACCGTGCTGCACATCTGTGAGGACTCAAAGCTGCCGGTCTGTATCGCCAGCTATGGATGGAATGACCGCAAACCAGGTGAACTCGTTGAACGGTATGAATACCGCGACCTCAAGCCTAGCCAGAACCTCACCGACAAGGACTTTGATCCAGCGAATGATGCTTATAACTTTGAATAG
- a CDS encoding HAD family hydrolase, which yields MKSLLATITSVTLALITFTSAQAQDPLPSWNDGPAKQAILNFVQVTTDKSSPQYVPIEQRIATFDQDGTLWTEHPMYTQVVYCLQRVPAVVKAKPELKNVEPFKTVLSGDRAAIAKLQLKDLEAILLATLSGMTTEQFQSEVQAWLKTARHPQFDRPYTELVFQPMLEVLKYLRAHGYKTYIVTGGGQDFVRVYAEQVYGIPPEQVVGTVGETKYGYGKEGQPILTKEPKLILNDDKGGKPEGIHMMIGRRPFASFGNTPGDQEMLEYTTAGEGARLGMLVLHDDAKREYAYGPAQGLPATKVGTFPQALYDKAHKRGWFVISMKNDWNRIYPFDK from the coding sequence ATGAAGTCGCTACTCGCTACCATCACCTCTGTAACTTTGGCCCTCATTACTTTCACAAGCGCTCAGGCACAGGATCCGTTGCCGTCTTGGAATGACGGTCCGGCTAAGCAAGCGATTCTTAACTTCGTGCAGGTCACCACCGACAAGTCCAGTCCGCAGTACGTGCCGATCGAACAACGGATCGCCACCTTCGACCAGGATGGCACGCTCTGGACCGAACACCCCATGTATACGCAGGTGGTCTATTGCTTGCAGCGCGTCCCGGCGGTCGTGAAGGCCAAGCCGGAATTAAAAAATGTCGAACCATTTAAAACGGTCCTTTCCGGCGACCGAGCCGCCATTGCCAAATTGCAGTTGAAGGACCTGGAGGCCATTCTTTTAGCAACGCTGTCGGGCATGACGACCGAGCAGTTTCAAAGCGAAGTGCAAGCGTGGCTTAAGACGGCCCGTCACCCGCAGTTTGATCGGCCATATACCGAGCTGGTCTTTCAACCGATGCTCGAAGTACTGAAGTATCTGCGGGCGCACGGGTACAAGACCTACATCGTCACCGGCGGCGGCCAGGATTTCGTCCGCGTCTACGCCGAACAGGTGTACGGGATTCCGCCCGAACAAGTGGTCGGCACAGTGGGGGAAACCAAGTACGGCTATGGCAAAGAGGGCCAGCCAATTCTGACCAAAGAGCCCAAGCTGATCCTCAATGACGACAAAGGGGGCAAACCGGAAGGCATCCACATGATGATCGGTCGTCGCCCGTTTGCCTCATTCGGCAATACTCCGGGCGATCAAGAGATGCTGGAATACACCACCGCCGGCGAGGGTGCTCGGCTGGGAATGCTGGTCCTGCACGACGATGCTAAGCGCGAGTATGCCTACGGTCCCGCCCAGGGACTGCCCGCAACAAAAGTCGGTACCTTCCCGCAAGCCCTGTACGACAAAGCGCATAAACGAGGATGGTTTGTGATCAGCATGAAAAACGACTGGAATCGCATTTACCCGTTTGACAAGTAG
- a CDS encoding phytoene desaturase family protein, with amino-acid sequence MARDFLKDARDHYDVIVIGSGLAGLTSANILARAGHSVLLLEHHYQLGGMATWFKRAGGHIFDISLHGFPVGMIKSCRKYWTQEIADSIVQLKGIRFENPQFSLTTTFNREDFTKLLIEEFKITPETVTRFFDTARKMNFFDDQARTTRDLFNEFFPGRDDVVRLLMEPITYANGSTLEDPALTYGIVFSNFMSKGVFTFRGGTDHLVNQMKAEMLANGVDLRIRCLVEKIEVSPDRKVTGVVVNGRRIGCNAIVSNANVKSTILNLVGEDKFDKSYVEEVKAVRLNNSSCQVYIALKPGVGFEPCGDLLFHSEHRGFDVEAMLSRDVSSRTFSFYYPETRPGSDRHLIVSSTNANYKDWAELSEEEYQAAKQDLCDTTLDCLNQYVPGIHEKVAHVEASTPRTFEHYTRHMQGASFGTKFEGLKASKELSEQISGLYHAGSVGIIMSGWLGAVNYGVITSNEVDKYLTPAMT; translated from the coding sequence ATGGCCCGCGATTTTCTTAAAGACGCCCGAGATCATTACGACGTGATCGTCATCGGCAGCGGATTGGCCGGTCTGACCTCCGCCAATATTCTGGCCCGCGCCGGACATTCGGTCTTGTTGCTTGAGCACCATTACCAACTTGGCGGAATGGCGACATGGTTCAAACGCGCCGGCGGCCACATTTTTGATATCTCACTGCACGGCTTTCCCGTCGGCATGATCAAAAGTTGCCGCAAGTATTGGACGCAGGAAATCGCTGATTCGATCGTGCAGCTCAAAGGCATTCGCTTTGAGAATCCGCAATTCTCATTGACGACGACTTTCAATCGCGAAGATTTCACCAAACTACTAATTGAAGAATTCAAAATCACCCCCGAGACCGTCACGCGGTTCTTCGACACGGCGCGGAAGATGAACTTCTTCGACGATCAAGCCAGAACCACGCGGGATTTATTCAACGAGTTTTTCCCCGGACGGGATGATGTCGTGCGGCTGCTGATGGAGCCGATCACCTACGCCAACGGTTCTACGCTCGAAGACCCCGCACTGACGTACGGTATTGTCTTCTCGAATTTCATGAGTAAAGGGGTCTTTACCTTTCGAGGCGGCACCGACCACCTAGTCAATCAAATGAAGGCCGAGATGTTGGCCAATGGCGTCGATTTGCGGATTCGCTGCCTGGTGGAAAAAATCGAAGTCTCCCCCGACCGCAAAGTCACCGGGGTTGTGGTGAATGGGCGACGCATTGGCTGCAACGCAATCGTCTCCAACGCCAACGTCAAATCGACAATCCTCAACCTTGTAGGCGAAGACAAGTTTGATAAGTCTTATGTCGAAGAGGTCAAAGCGGTTCGTCTGAACAACAGTAGCTGCCAAGTTTACATTGCTCTAAAACCGGGGGTTGGATTTGAGCCGTGCGGAGATTTGTTATTTCACTCCGAACACCGCGGATTCGATGTCGAAGCCATGCTCAGCCGCGATGTCAGCAGCCGGACGTTTTCGTTCTACTATCCCGAAACCCGCCCCGGCAGCGACCGGCATTTGATTGTCTCCTCGACAAACGCCAACTACAAGGATTGGGCGGAGTTGTCGGAAGAGGAATACCAAGCGGCCAAGCAGGACCTGTGCGACACCACGCTCGACTGCCTGAATCAATACGTGCCGGGCATCCACGAAAAAGTGGCGCACGTCGAAGCCTCAACACCGCGGACCTTCGAACACTATACCCGGCACATGCAGGGCGCATCGTTCGGAACCAAATTCGAAGGCCTCAAAGCCAGCAAGGAATTGTCCGAGCAAATCAGCGGCCTGTACCATGCCGGCTCCGTGGGCATCATCATGTCCGGCTGGCTGGGAGCGGTCAATTATGGCGTGATTACGTCCAATGAAGTTGATAAGTATTTGACACCGGCGATGACTTGA
- the fabZ gene encoding 3-hydroxyacyl-ACP dehydratase FabZ, with the protein MDSSEIEKLIPHRDPFLWIDHVTEITETGIRATKVIDPALDVFRGHYPHFPVLPGVLILEACFQAGAIFISRTAEIDAGMVPVVTRVNNVKFRQMVRPGDTLDIEAELTERLSNAYFFTAKATVAGKVAARVEFACAEAPAE; encoded by the coding sequence GTGGATAGCTCTGAGATTGAAAAACTTATTCCGCATCGCGATCCCTTTTTGTGGATTGATCATGTGACCGAGATCACTGAGACGGGGATTCGGGCGACGAAAGTGATTGATCCGGCGCTGGATGTCTTTCGCGGGCACTATCCACACTTTCCGGTGTTGCCGGGCGTGTTGATTTTGGAGGCCTGTTTTCAAGCTGGGGCGATTTTCATTAGCCGCACCGCTGAGATCGATGCGGGGATGGTGCCGGTGGTGACCCGGGTGAACAACGTCAAATTCCGCCAAATGGTCCGTCCGGGAGACACGTTGGATATTGAAGCGGAATTGACCGAACGGCTTAGCAACGCCTATTTTTTCACCGCCAAGGCGACCGTTGCCGGCAAGGTCGCTGCTCGGGTCGAGTTCGCCTGTGCCGAAGCGCCGGCGGAATGA